A window of Phaseolus vulgaris cultivar G19833 chromosome 4, P. vulgaris v2.0, whole genome shotgun sequence genomic DNA:
TTAAAAGCCTCTGTGTCTGGTTCCCTACGCGAAAACTCTCAAGAAAGAGGTCAAATATGGAACCTGGCTCTGCCCATGCATCGTTCAAAGTGGTGATTATCACTGTCTTATCCTTCATGGATGCGTTTCTGAGAATATTCTCTAATCTTCGGTTGGTTTCAGCCTGATTCATAAAGCCACATTACATCAAACACTTGGTAAGCATTTCACACAAGAAATTTATAGAACACTTCATATATAGTCCAATCCCTTCATAGACTGCAAGAGAATCAACCGTGCAGGAAATCAAATTATGTGACATTAATAATGCACAATGGTTAGAAGAAATCCAAAAAACTGTGCCATTCTCTTTAATGTGTGATTTCAAATTTAGAAAATTAGTAGTATGGTATGGGATGAATTTCTTTCTGAAGTATCCTATAATCATATAACAAAACTTCATTATTTCTTTCTTGAATATTAGATGAATCAAACATAAAATAACAGGTGTTCTTAACTATATGGTGTTAGTGTGAATTGTTTATTACTGGAAATAAAGTTTAATATGTCAAGGTGCTAATATTTCACATCTAAATTCACATTACAACTcagttttttaattgattaaaaacaaTTGTTATACTCACTTTATTCACAAttctcatatatttttttatattaaagaatTATCTCTCACTAATTGTGAATGATGTACATTTAtcaacttttttcttttattataaattttaatattttcttccaGCAAATTTTTCTTTAAGCTGTGTCCCgcaatttttttctctcaaatatatatatatatatatatatatatatatatatatatatatatatatatgcttcgTATTGATTGTCATCATTTCCTGTTTATCATccaaaatctgaaatttactATTAGCACTTAATTTCTCTTTTGTCTACTTGTtactaaattttgaaaaaacagcacatttgaatatttatttcCCTCATTAATATATATTGTACTAAATATTTAACTCCCAAAAACAATATTGTgtcaattaaataattattcaaacaGTACAAGTTTATCCAAACAGTTCACATTttagtagtttatttttttttatttttaaataaaaaatataaaaaatcaagTTTAGAATTAAAGTGAATTTTGAACTGTTTTAGAAAACGGTTCTATTTGAACAATTATTCAGTATAATATACTGTTTAGATAAATATTTGACACAAAATACTATTTGAGCAAGTGTTTTAATTTGGCTAAAATTTCTCTTATTATAAAGTTTTGAGTTTTATCCTCTCCTAGTTTCACAACATCTGAAACCATTTCCTTAATTAGTGCTAACAATAAATGGATTAGGGTTTTAGGTTTTGTGAGATGGTTCTGGCACCACTAGTTGTTGTTTTCCAGCATGTTCATTTTTGAATAACTTACCATATATACCAAACACATAAATATCAGTTTTTATTGTCtgtaaaactataaaaataGCATAACAACGTAAAAAGAaatagagaaagagagagaaagtgacctcCTTGGAGTCAACGGTGAGGTAACGTGAGAAGGTAGGAGTCTGAATGGGAGttgaagagatgaagaaaaaCATGCACACGACAGCGAAGACAGCAAGGAACATGGTGAACTGCATGACCCATCTGACTGAGAGGTGATTACCAGGATTCCATGGATTGTTGTCTCCGGCAGCATTATTCCTCCCGGTGGAGGTAGGAGAGTAGTCCTTCATTGTTTCAAGAGCTGAATTCGGATGAGAAACATGACTTCCTTCATTCCTTGAAGAGGAACCACCTTCCTGAACTTACCATCCATTTTTAATCACAATCAAATACTTCATATACTCTTTTTAATACAATTCTTTAATtctttaatgttattatttttattttattattataaatttagggATTTTTTTAGTGTCATTATTCTTATTTTGAGATTGTACACTAATCTATTGGttattatgtatttatattGCCTATTTTTGTGGGTGTATATAAAAGCTTAGTTGtatataaaagaaatcaaaagtTCTAAAAGTGTAAGCAAAAAAAGTAGAAATTAGCTATCAATTATAATTTAACCAAACTATGAtctcacaataaaaaaattaaaatattttcacctACATGAAGTTAAGTGAAGGCAACAAAGGGCAGGTGAAGGAGTTTTCTACATCTTTATAGGTTGCATGCTTTTTGTTTGCATTCTTATCATCATTacgtatttttttaaatatttattttgacaaTGTCTATTGTTCTAATTACAGATATTAAAAgggtaaatttaaaatttaaaatataattaaaagagtaaaaatatggttaaacttataataaaataatgtaatgaTGGATTACCTTGTCACGATCATGTCTAGGGATGAGAAACTGGCGATTAGAGTTGGATTCTGATCTACAATCGTCGAACCATTCAAAATCGACGATGGTGTATTCTGAACCACACTTTACCATTTAGAACTTTGATTATTTAGGATTTCCGATGATGCAAGAGATGAATTTCACACGTTGGTTGCTTTTGTTTTGATCCTTAATCTTTCACTGTGGCCAATGCTTCCTTCAGGGTGGTGGTTGACGATAACTTGAACCTTCAGAATGCCCTAAATTTGATGGTACTCCTTCATTGTTAGAAAACCAACATGCTCCTTCAAAGTTAGACTCCAATTCCATGCATGGCTTGGCCATATTTGAAAGATCGAAGATGAAACATTCTTACGCAGTGaaattttgtgaagaaaaaaatgatCTCTGGAGGGTTATtgcaagaaaagaaagagagaacacTAAGAAAGTGAGGCTAGACGCAATGTTCTCACAGCAAAACAAATTGTTACGAATAACTTGAACAAGATTTCTATATTTAGCAAATAATTATAATCCGTTACTTTTATGTAATTAGTTTTGAGTAATACTAATTTGGATTATTATGACTCACATCTGGTCTGGAGTGTGAATAAAATATCTAGAGAAGATTAATTTTTGGATAGCATAATCATATAAAGAAATCACAGTATTATCtatttgaaagaaaattataaaataactttGTTGAAAGATGGTAATGATATTAAAACAAGAAATACTAATAAGAcactttaatatttaattatatattgagCATGTAAATAaactaattcaattttttattgacTTTTTCCTTTCATCCGTAgctttatattaaatattaagaaaactATAATACAGTTTACTTGTAAATTCGTTTATTAGGTAAAAAAACATTGAAATTCAGAAAGTCGgactaaaaacaaaatatatttaacggTTTATAAAATTTCATGCTTCTTTTATTTCTTCCAAAAGATTTTTACAAGCAGTTTATAACATTTTCTACactaaactttataaaaaaaaataaagtgataACTTTAATAAGTActagtaaaattaaaaaaaccacACACAACattttctaataataaaaaaacttgtGTTCAAACTGAACGTAGTTTTCATATAAATTCTTCGGCATGAtggattaataaaaaattacataaaaaaaattgaattttaagataatttatAAAAGTCAATAAACTTATTTTAGTAACAATTCCATGAACCATTTTCCAAAAGTATATGCATAAACAACTCAcctaattacattttttatgagaaTTACTACTAATAGAGTAGTAGTAGGTCAAATTCATGATATTTTGCACATAGtatgttttataatattaacttttttactCTATATATTGTATTTATTGAGTAACTGAAACAATGATTAACAAAACTAATTTACTTTACTTGCAACTTTGTGGTACACTCCAAGAAGGATGTGACTCTGTTTTATCATATTCAGACAATCCAATATACCTTTTCCAATCCTCTAGCAAGATCTTAAGATCATGGACTTTGTTGTCTAAGCCAACACAACAATTGGCATGCATTGTTGTGACCTCGTTGAAGTCCTTGCTAACCTCACAAAACCCTCCAAAATAACTGGTGCTAAGGAACCTAATCTTCACATTCATTGCAGAAATTGAGGGGTGAATTTTGATCATGTTGAGCACATCTTGCTCATTCAACTCGGGGTATGAACTCCTGGAGTTTATCCAGAACTTGTAGAACCAAGTAGTTCGATTATTGGATTTCACATATTTAAACCCTGCATTTGGAGAGTTATTTATGTCAGAGGAATTGCCGTTGAAAGAATCACAAGCTATTTGGAAATCTGCATCTTTGTAAAAATGTTTGAAGGGATCTCTAAGCCACATTATATCACAATCCTGCaaaccaaaacaagaaacaaataataaacaaataatttacTTTATAAGTAGAGGTTTGCACCCCAAACCTATCAACTTGtacgtgagactatatattatgtgTGGTTCGATAGCAGGTGACTTGTAAACTCAATAAACTCTCGCTAAGTAAACTCTAAATGACTATGATACCATATTGAAAAGTAGACTTTAAGTCAACTCAACCATATAAAACCAGTTTATAAGGTAAGATTTACATCTATTtttatactatgaaatgtcataatatctagttgatgtgagattttcaatattttttttgttatttggtTGATTGTGTGATAAGatgttaagttttttttttgctgAAAAACAAATGTATATGTACATACCGTGAACACAAAGTTATATCCCATATCAAGGATAGAACCAAGGAATTCAAGCCTTTTCCACATCATGTGTAGGTAGTTTGGGGTCATGTAGAATACTTCACCAGTAAAATTGTCCCCAGACTTGAGTTTGTGACAGTGCTTGTGCATAGCAAGGCAACGAGCTTGTGTCTTTTGGTCGTAAGTTATTACCACCAGGTGGTTTAAAAGCCTTTGTGTCTGATTCCCTACACGAAAACTCTCAAGAAAGAGTTCAAATACCGAACCTGGTTGTGCCCATGCATCATTCAAAGTGGTGAGTATCACTGTCTTATCCTTCATACATGCGCTTCTAAGAACACTCTCTAGCTCTGGATCATAATTACCCTGATGCATAAAACCAACACAACATCAAACACTTGGTAATCCAAGTTCAAAATTCAGTGAACAAATTTATCAAACACACGAGAGGCAAAGGATAAACACAATGCAATATCCTCATACAATGCGGAACCATCAAGAGTGCGAGAAGTGTGACAATCTGAGATTTGTGTGACAAATAATAATGCACAGTTATCAGAAATTAAATcaagataatttaaaaattctgCAGTGCCTATATTGCATGCAACAATGTCAATTGTCTTCTTTATAGTTTTAGTTTATTATATCACTATAGATGAGAATGAAAAGATTATTTGGTGAAGATTTGTAATTAAAGATTAGTGAATGTTTTTAATTCAAGATTGGTGAATGAAATTTGAGGAAGAAAAAACTTCTTCCTTTCTTTCGCTGTGCATGAGTGTGTGATTTCTATTCTTCATTGTTGTCAACCATGGTTAGGATCTTAGTTTAAGGGGCAAAAGGTTCATGAAAGACATCAAATAGAAAGTGAATAAATATGTGTGCTATGAGGACATAAACAAACTTCTAAACATCAATGTAACAAAATGGTCCCATCTATATACATAAATAACCACAAGATTAGTGGCACCCATATAACTATTTGGGGTGAAAATTGCACATATTCTACATTTGCACAACCCTCACAAATGTGCCAAGATGCTGCAATAAATAGAATGGTAGCTTACAGTGTGAAATTATCACACTACCATTATTGATGATGGAATCCACAAAATAATATCTCAAAAATAAATTGCATCCCTTTACTCCTCTTCTGACttatatatcaataatcaaAAAATGGTTTATAAAACAAAATCTTTGACACGACAGtgtaaaatcatatttttgacaccacattataataatataataatatttaaaattaaaaataagttaaatataattaaaatattattctattGATTTGTGAAGTAAATGTATTTTATTGTTTGTAGTGTTAAGATATTACCACCCCTTATAAAAATGCAATCAAAGTTTGCCTTTCACACTCAGTTTCATATTTAGCTACAGTGAGATTCACTGTgtttcacacacacacacacacacacatatatatatatatatatatatatatatatatatatatataaaaggaaatTTAGCATGATCAACACTTTCagcttgaacttctttttttccatcaagttattgaaaatcttgcatcaaattataattaaaaagagaaattattattttttctttaaatgtaAACTCACGTGAAGACGTAAAGAGATAAAACATTTTTAGAATTATATTGAGTCATATTACAGTTCTAAACTGATATGTTTATACGatctcaaaattattttagtagGTCAACATCTtaccaaaattatttttctttcaagtTGTTGTTGAAGGTTCTATCAGCACCCCTAACTACCATAATCAAGAGCATGTAATATTATGATCTTAGAAACAAATTAACATGCAGGTGATATTAATTACTTAAAAGACATCAACAATgaggaaaaaaaagttttgaaaaagttaagacttaattctgattttctcACCATAATTTATGAAAGGagtaatttcattctaatttCAATTGCTTAAATTACATTATCACATTTTTAACATCAGTAATTAGCCAGATACTGGGAATATGAAAAATAtactttatataatttaaaggGGTAGAGAACTAAAAACTATTTTCATTCTCTTATATTCTATTTGCACTATTATTcagtgaactttaaacctaactcaactccataaaaccggtttatgggatgaggtttgcatccacttatatactatgaaagattCTCATCTGGAATCTCCAACACATCCCCTCACACCGAGAGTGGCAACTCGTgtgtgggataacatattatgggtggtccgataacgacccgatagcgggtggtctgataagcccaacaaacactcgctaggataagATCAAAAtggctttgataccatattacttagtagactttaagcctaactcaatcccataaaattgACTCATGGGatgagatttgcacccacttatatactacgAAAAGTCCTCATCTGGGATCTCCAACATGCACCACCAATAATTCCAATTGAAAACACAAGTTGAGTAAAACATGGAGAGAAAGAGATATTGACCTTTGATGATTCATCAATGAAGTAGGGTGAGATGGGGAATTGAAAGGGAGAGACAAAGAGATAAACACACATCCACAACACTCCAAATCCACCTAGGAACATGGTGACTTGCATCACCCTTCTCACCAAAATATTGCTACCACCAGAATTCCACGCCTTGGTGCCGTCGCCGGCAGCATTTTCCATGGCGGCGCCGACGGTTGTGTCCATTGTTGTTTCTTTGGGGTGGCAAAGATGGTATTTATATCTTTAAGCTTCTTTGTTCTTCCCTCAACAAAACACCAACATGCACGTACCTATGTGTGTACAAAATTTAAAGATTTTTCCAAAGTTGTTTTGCGACTCTATTTTGAAGCTAACGTGATTTTATGAGAGAAAAGTGACGTGTGTGAAGTGAAAATAAATAACGTTTGGAAAGAAACTAGAGTTTCAAATGCATTACCATAGAGGAACTATGCCATGTGCCAtgaattatgtattttttctttctatttattAGCATTAAATTAGAaggtacttttttttttataagtctCATTTCATGATATCactttcattaattatttttaaactgaAAATCTTCTAATTGTTAGAAGTGAGAGTGTACTGAAATACTTTCAATACACTCTCGAGAGtgtatagaaaaatatttttagaaaaaggaaaaaaaaaaagtatcagGGTAGTGttgagaaaaatatataaagatgGGACAATATTATTGTTATCAATTAAATTAGCTATTTCTAAATATTATTGATGAATTAGGAAATTGATACTTATAAATAGAAATGgagaaaatgtatttttattatcttGGGTTACAGATATTCAGTTTGTTTGCGTACACAGTTGGAGAGATTTGAAACAATTCACGGGAgaacttttttattaaataaattctatattggtattaattaattaattaataaatttcaattattaattattttctattttaaagttgataggtaaattttttttataattaattaaatattaatttaaaaataaattatttaagagacaatcttttttttttctaaaataatatttaatctaataaatatagtaattaattaatttttgtctataaaattaatttttatttaatgtattttttaataagaaaaagtgtccgaaaataataagatttaacTATTAATCTTAGTTATTTATTACTTATATATGGTTGTAGAACAAAGATTTATGTTTCTCATtcatcaaaaaataaatactatttcCATTAAACACCCTTGttattaattttcatataataaaCTCAAGTAAGAGCAGGGTGTATTAGAGTAAAAGGGACAAAACTAAGATTCATATTCTAGTACACATGTTTGTATTTAGTGTGCAAAAcatgtttatgaaaattaattaaaagaaaaagtgaagTGTAGTTAGTTTAAATGTAAGGAGATGGGAATTTGGAAGTTCTTGAGAAAGTGAAAATTGATGTGATGAGAAAATAGCATTGGGATGAGTCTAGTGAAGAAGGGTTGGCAGGCTAAataatttatcttaattaaatgcTTTGTGATGAACATGATATCATCCTTTGGAAACTTTTGGTTGAATCAAACTTAAATATATGAATGCACCAAAGTTAATCTTTTTTAGTTTGTCAAACCAAATCTTTATACATATAATTTtggtaatatttataaaaacattaaCTTTTTGCAACTATAGTATtggtacaatttttttaatttatttataaaacttaaattcacaatattaattcagattttattttcagtcactaaattttttattaaatataaactaattgataattaaaattttgatagctaattaaatactaatttaataattatttattaataataaaaattattttaaatatcagtaatttttttaatctctaaattaatataaatataataattaattattttttagttttaaaattatttttttagtgcaaATCAAGATtgcatatattatttaattaatatattactaaatattGATATTGGTACTTATTACATAATTCTTTACATTTGTATCCAtgataattttcttttcatttttgatTACATAAATGctatctaaattattttatttaattgttcaaaataccatataaattaatttcataactaaaaacataataaaaaaattctaagttTTTGTATTAAGGATAAAAAcgataatttataaaaaataaaaatatatttaagtcaACCTTTTATTTATGAGAAAAATTAGTTAACAAATTGTTAAACTAGTTTATTAAATTAAACGTATAAACCcaacttaaatttaaattgacACAAGTAACGATGATATGGGTTCTCTTTAATACACCTCCCATATTCatttattctctttttctttttttctcccCTCCTAagtaaatacttttattttatgaagCCTCTTTTAACACAAGCTATAGGGAGTTGAAAATGCTTCATTTGACTTTTCAAGTAATAACAAATGTAAAAGGTTAGGCAAAAAAGTAAATTTACTATTTAATATCCCATTTATTGTAATTAATGACTTAAATTTTGAAGATAAGTTTTTTCATaagatttttagaaaaaaatataattcttttCAAGTTAGAACtagattatttataaataattatacaatAATTCTCtcgtataattttttttcattttctttatattttttaaaagtagtGTGAAATTCctaacattttcttttttacCCGTCCgtcattttataataataaattatttaaatgtagAACACACtgtatatcaatttttttttactatgcaactattcataattttttaataataactttattttaactacttaatttaaaaattatttaaataaaaattaatcaatgaatattgaatattataccTACATCATTTACAAAAGTAGAATACTTGTACATACCTAGGATATGAGTTTTCAACCTTAACCATAACTAAGTATTATACAGACAAATTTTAAATAGCATTGTACAAAGATTGAAATAATGTTAACTCCTCTTCTCTAGTTTATTGGGACACAAGAGGAAGAGAATAGATTGGTctgtgattttttaaatttttatattataagtaaaatattgaaattgatttattaaattaaaaaaaaataaattataagttaaaatattacaattttaaaattattttatttaaaaatatggaaGATAGtggtatataaattataaaaatctataaatgaaattattgtaattaaataacttacatataaaaataaaagtaacatAACTCTCATTTTGTGAGAATTAACTTTATCCgcaaatataatttaaaaatatataaagtcaaaaatttatttataaacaaatGATAAGGCGTCTGTATGACTGCgtcttttaattttatcataaatatataaattcgtattttttaaatattattataaatttataatgtaatattataatatagataaaaaaaatataatacatgTAAAGAAgatagaaatattaaaaaaaaaattgaatttaaattaaataaagaaatagttTTTGCAGAtgtaaaaaaagtaaagaaaaaaaaatgagaatataAGTGTGTATCTATGAAGCTCAGACACTTTTATTAAATGATGTGTCGGTGTCGGATACTcatatcggacaccgacactcgtatgacacttgtaggacacgtagttggatttctaacaattctagtacagttctaacacaattttaaaaaggaaaaatacattaattttttaaagactcaaacttattgtataaatttttattatgattataaaaataagaaataaataattttaaactagtcatgaaaaatatttttttctccaaaaaataatttggaacatacttgtgcaaataaatttttattgtcaatttatataattcataattatataatatatagatttgtgttcctgtgtcttacattttagatattatacgtATTTTTGTGTTCGTGTCTGTACTATAGGTGTGTATACACAAaagatcaaaagaaaaaaaaaagtagtacTTAAAATACCTTATTTAACAAATACTATAActgattattttaattttaaagggGAGGAGAAGTTATTAAAttgataattattaattttttaaggacaaaattaaaaaaatttattaaactgatatattaaattaagttatttttatgtAGATATAATTGTATACTAGAAAACGGTTATGAGAGAATTtcgttttatatttttataaattaagtatGCATAGatactaattatttaatttatttataaaactcgtaatctttttaaatttctcttttttttcaggTCTTTTCTCAACTTTTATAATATCGATTCCATTGGAAACACCATTAAATAACAAAAGGGGTATTTGAGTAAGAAAAAATAAGTCTGAATAGTAGgaaaaaagattttgaaaaaagaaattagTTTTCTCTAGATATAATTTTACAATCAAAGGAATATTCAAGTAAACTGTAAattttagaagaagaaaaatgaaaaaaatgtataCTAAATAAGAAATGGAAATTTGACTAAAAAAACAATTGCAAATTTTATCTCTATATTTGAGAGCTTGAACAAAACAAAAGTTTTCTATGTTCCCTGCTCTTTAATAATGTAATGTACTGCTACTTCTGTTCTACAAATTTCTTTTTTGTAGCATTTGGCAACCTTAATCTTTTGCTGTGATCCCAAATTTGACTCAATCATTCTCCAACCTTCAAAaccaattaaaaaatgtaaccAAAACAGTACAAAAATATtccataagaaaaaaaaatataacatgcTCTTATATTACAATTAAATCTTTTAAGTAAATTTATAACTTACTCATATCTTAACTGCAACTCACTTTCATAATAATTTACTTCTATGTTCTGTTTAGAGTTCAGACGAAAAtaaattatccaaacaaaatTAACACACATGATATTCCTATTTCTTTGTTCTGAGAAAATATAGACTTTTTttagcaatttttttttcaataatttat
This region includes:
- the LOC137837861 gene encoding uncharacterized protein At4g15970-like; protein product: MDTTVGAAMENAAGDGTKAWNSGGSNILVRRVMQVTMFLGGFGVLWMCVYLFVSPFQFPISPYFIDESSKGNYDPELESVLRSACMKDKTVILTTLNDAWAQPGSVFELFLESFRVGNQTQRLLNHLVVITYDQKTQARCLAMHKHCHKLKSGDNFTGEVFYMTPNYLHMMWKRLEFLGSILDMGYNFVFTDCDIMWLRDPFKHFYKDADFQIACDSFNGNSSDINNSPNAGFKYVKSNNRTTWFYKFWINSRSSYPELNEQDVLNMIKIHPSISAMNVKIRFLSTSYFGGFCEVSKDFNEVTTMHANCCVGLDNKVHDLKILLEDWKRYIGLSEYDKTESHPSWSVPQSCK